In one window of Bacteriovorax sp. BAL6_X DNA:
- a CDS encoding DMT family transporter, with protein sequence MNTSVISLVLGTICIGLAPIFVKNLSGDISPSMIGALRCGIAGSILLIYQLLIKKNYIKDKRFYTMTAVIGFCFAMDLFFWHRSVHLIGAGMATILGNTQVFYLLLFGLILYKEKITVKKLLVFLFAFFGVFLILKGQVQFYQSEEFFWGVLFGLITGLCYSLYTTSIKKTSLIIFKAKISPLEIITYSSLVTSCLLLISAQFEHGHNGLRAEHLPSILGLAVLCQIVGWSLISYGLKTAPLSVSGLIILLQPVIAKTLSIFLFNEPFSSLEIVGASILLTCIYLGTHLSRPKRARDIS encoded by the coding sequence ATGAACACAAGTGTCATAAGCCTCGTTCTAGGAACAATATGCATCGGATTAGCACCCATTTTTGTAAAAAACTTAAGTGGCGATATCTCTCCGAGTATGATTGGAGCACTCCGTTGCGGAATTGCAGGATCAATTCTTCTTATTTACCAACTTCTTATTAAGAAAAATTATATCAAAGATAAACGATTCTATACTATGACGGCCGTCATAGGTTTCTGCTTTGCTATGGACTTATTTTTTTGGCATCGCTCTGTTCACTTAATCGGAGCAGGTATGGCGACAATTCTTGGTAATACCCAAGTGTTTTACTTGCTTTTATTCGGCCTAATCCTCTACAAAGAAAAAATAACTGTAAAAAAGCTATTAGTATTCCTCTTCGCCTTCTTTGGTGTGTTTCTCATTCTGAAGGGCCAAGTACAATTTTACCAATCAGAGGAGTTCTTTTGGGGCGTTCTCTTTGGTCTGATTACAGGCCTGTGCTATTCACTCTATACTACGTCGATAAAGAAAACATCTTTGATAATATTTAAGGCAAAGATTAGTCCTTTAGAAATTATTACTTATTCATCTCTTGTGACAAGCTGCCTTCTACTAATAAGTGCCCAGTTTGAACACGGCCACAATGGATTAAGAGCAGAGCACTTACCTTCAATACTTGGATTGGCCGTACTGTGCCAAATCGTGGGCTGGTCTCTAATCAGCTATGGCCTTAAAACTGCACCCTTATCTGTTTCGGGCCTTATTATTCTACTTCAACCGGTCATTGCTAAGACCCTTAGTATCTTTTTATTTAATGAACCTTTCTCTTCACTTGAAATTGTTGGAGCTTCGATCCTCTTAACTTGTATATATTTAGGAACTCATTTATCGCGTCCAAAAAGAGCTAGAGATATTTCATAA
- a CDS encoding c-type cytochrome: MNLFKITVVAALLSVSAYAGDAAKGKAIYKKVNCALCHNADGMGKAKNGKLAIVKGPRIAGLDAAYIIEQVTAIKTKKRKTKNTSMMWTKVRGLSDQDIKDVSAYVSTMSKDKFKGMNQK, encoded by the coding sequence GTGAATTTATTTAAAATCACTGTTGTTGCTGCTTTGCTAAGTGTAAGTGCATACGCTGGTGACGCTGCTAAAGGTAAAGCAATTTACAAAAAAGTTAACTGTGCTCTTTGCCACAATGCTGACGGTATGGGAAAGGCTAAAAATGGTAAGCTTGCGATTGTTAAAGGTCCAAGAATTGCAGGTCTAGATGCTGCTTATATTATTGAGCAAGTGACTGCAATTAAGACTAAGAAGAGAAAGACTAAGAACACATCAATGATGTGGACCAAAGTTCGTGGCCTATCAGATCAAGATATTAAAGATGTTTCAGCGTATGTTTCAACTATGTCTAAAGATAAGTTTAAAGGTATGAATCAAAAATAA
- a CDS encoding efflux RND transporter permease subunit, producing MIEIFVKRPATTIIFIAIFMVMGLVSIGNLIIEPTPKVELPLITVQTIYAGASPEEIESQILKKIEDEISEVSQIKKIKSDARDSFGIVIIEFDIEADANIKSIEVKDKVEAILNEFPDGADRPIIAKFDPLIQPIATLALSSTKHDLTQVYEYADKKLKSRLSSINGVASVDIFGGREREINIELDNNLLIQNYLSIEDVLAAISRKNLNIPGGSINTTDSKISVRFVGEFANVDEIRNLEVVSREGQVFRLQEIGNVSDSFKEVETMARFNDKEVVGLSVLKLSDGDAIKIVKNLKGSLDTVQSELPDGMKLELVVDTTRITLDDTKGTINSIFMGIGLTIAILLTFLGDWRGALIASIVIPTSIISTLFLMDMSSFSINVMTLLAFGTCLGTLIANALIIIENVYKHLKMGKDSQSAAIDGTKEVLLAVMASSGTNLVVFTPLAFMGGIVGKFMLQFGMTVVFATIFSILASVTLTPMLCALLLKDPDTLKGPFPKLAGLVDRLLAWVTKQYRWFFDKFMNWPITSIIVLMALFFTIVYPAKRVGNEFLPKSDRDEFKAFILMPDGSPVEKTAQITKQVDEIIRKYPEVVSTLSDIGYDGEERSRITVNLTSATKRKRDYKEIMDDLLPKVSNIPEAEITLTGGSRNASNDGDITINVTGDDFDNMVIASEKMQKIMKDSGYFSSIESSYRIPKMEIQFVSEPQKVIRQNLSSSRLGGTIRALVNGNDDAVYKEDGEEYDINVTLAPEFKRNISDFDKFLIHGKDGLIPISSLGKVQVVEATSPLKRRDKERIIQIKAFVVKGVVGAIMGDLGQKFNQAQLPEGTKFMFAGQAESQKESQEEMGKAFMLAVILTYMLLVAILNSFVFPVSIGSAILTSFLGSFLMMFYTEQTVNIGSMMAIVMVVGLAVNNAILMIEYTQQKLDEGIEIKEALWLGAQEKLKPILMTSIAIIAGTMPQLFMIDKMKSAMGAVLIGGMLGSIFFTYTLVPTIHLLIYRVKTWLSNLLNSKA from the coding sequence ATGATTGAAATATTTGTAAAACGACCTGCCACAACAATTATTTTCATTGCTATTTTTATGGTAATGGGACTTGTTTCAATTGGTAATTTAATTATTGAGCCTACCCCTAAAGTAGAGCTCCCTCTTATTACAGTACAAACAATCTACGCTGGTGCTTCACCGGAAGAGATAGAATCTCAAATTCTAAAGAAAATTGAAGATGAAATTTCAGAAGTTTCTCAGATTAAGAAAATCAAATCTGATGCCCGTGATAGTTTTGGAATTGTTATTATTGAATTTGATATTGAAGCTGATGCCAACATCAAGTCAATTGAAGTAAAAGATAAAGTAGAAGCAATTTTAAATGAATTTCCTGATGGAGCCGATCGTCCGATTATTGCAAAATTTGACCCACTCATTCAACCGATTGCAACCCTGGCCCTTTCAAGTACAAAGCATGACCTAACTCAAGTATATGAATATGCCGATAAAAAGCTTAAGTCTCGCCTATCTTCGATTAATGGTGTTGCCTCTGTTGATATCTTTGGAGGACGTGAAAGAGAAATTAATATTGAGCTTGATAATAACCTTCTCATACAAAACTATCTTTCTATTGAAGATGTTCTTGCAGCAATTTCAAGAAAGAACTTAAATATCCCTGGTGGTTCAATAAATACGACAGACTCAAAGATTAGTGTCCGTTTTGTCGGTGAGTTTGCCAATGTTGATGAAATTAGAAATCTAGAAGTAGTTTCACGAGAAGGACAAGTTTTCAGGCTTCAAGAAATCGGTAATGTCTCAGATAGCTTTAAAGAAGTTGAAACAATGGCACGCTTTAATGACAAAGAGGTTGTTGGTTTATCTGTTTTAAAACTTTCAGACGGTGATGCCATCAAAATTGTTAAGAACCTAAAAGGATCACTTGATACAGTTCAAAGTGAACTTCCAGACGGAATGAAACTAGAACTAGTTGTTGATACAACAAGGATTACTCTTGATGACACAAAAGGTACAATTAACTCGATCTTCATGGGGATTGGTTTAACGATCGCTATTCTTCTAACTTTTCTAGGAGACTGGCGAGGTGCTTTAATCGCAAGTATCGTAATTCCAACTTCGATAATCTCAACTCTCTTTCTTATGGATATGTCTTCGTTTTCAATTAACGTTATGACTCTCCTTGCGTTTGGTACATGTCTGGGAACACTTATTGCCAATGCACTTATCATTATTGAAAACGTTTACAAACACCTTAAAATGGGAAAGGATTCTCAATCCGCTGCCATTGACGGTACAAAAGAAGTTTTACTTGCCGTAATGGCCTCTTCTGGAACAAACCTAGTTGTATTTACTCCACTAGCATTTATGGGTGGTATCGTTGGTAAATTCATGCTGCAATTTGGGATGACAGTTGTTTTTGCAACAATCTTCTCTATCTTAGCATCTGTTACATTAACACCAATGCTTTGTGCCCTTCTTCTTAAAGATCCAGATACTCTAAAAGGGCCATTTCCTAAGCTTGCTGGTCTTGTCGATCGCCTTCTTGCATGGGTAACAAAACAATACCGTTGGTTCTTTGATAAATTTATGAATTGGCCAATTACTTCAATCATTGTTCTCATGGCCTTATTCTTTACAATTGTGTATCCAGCAAAACGTGTTGGGAATGAATTCCTGCCAAAATCTGACCGTGATGAGTTTAAGGCGTTTATCCTAATGCCAGATGGTTCACCAGTTGAAAAAACTGCTCAAATTACAAAGCAAGTTGATGAGATCATCAGAAAGTATCCAGAAGTTGTCTCAACTCTTTCGGATATTGGTTATGACGGTGAAGAAAGATCTCGTATTACTGTTAACTTAACGTCTGCAACAAAACGTAAGAGAGACTATAAAGAGATAATGGATGACCTACTTCCTAAAGTATCTAATATACCTGAAGCTGAGATTACTCTTACAGGAGGTAGTCGAAATGCAAGTAATGATGGAGACATCACGATTAACGTAACTGGTGATGACTTTGATAATATGGTTATCGCATCGGAAAAAATGCAAAAGATCATGAAGGACTCTGGTTACTTTAGTTCTATTGAAAGCTCATATCGAATTCCAAAGATGGAAATTCAATTTGTTTCTGAGCCACAAAAAGTTATTCGTCAAAACCTTTCAAGTTCACGCCTTGGTGGAACTATTCGCGCACTTGTAAACGGGAATGATGATGCTGTTTATAAAGAAGATGGTGAGGAGTATGACATTAACGTTACTCTTGCCCCTGAGTTTAAAAGAAATATTTCAGACTTTGATAAATTTCTAATTCACGGAAAGGATGGACTAATTCCTATCTCAAGCCTTGGTAAGGTTCAAGTTGTTGAAGCAACTTCACCACTAAAAAGACGTGACAAGGAAAGAATCATTCAAATTAAGGCCTTCGTTGTAAAAGGTGTCGTTGGTGCGATTATGGGAGACCTAGGTCAAAAGTTTAATCAGGCACAACTTCCAGAAGGGACAAAGTTTATGTTTGCCGGGCAAGCAGAAAGTCAGAAAGAGTCACAAGAAGAAATGGGTAAGGCCTTCATGCTAGCAGTTATCTTAACGTATATGCTACTTGTTGCTATTCTTAACTCATTTGTCTTCCCTGTATCGATTGGTTCAGCAATTCTAACATCATTCCTAGGGTCGTTTTTAATGATGTTCTACACAGAGCAGACTGTAAATATTGGTTCCATGATGGCCATTGTAATGGTTGTTGGCCTAGCAGTTAACAATGCCATTCTCATGATTGAATACACTCAGCAAAAACTAGATGAGGGAATTGAAATTAAGGAAGCTCTGTGGTTGGGAGCACAAGAAAAACTTAAGCCAATCCTTATGACTTCTATTGCTATTATCGCAGGAACTATGCCCCAGCTATTTATGATCGATAAGATGAAGTCGGCCATGGGAGCTGTTTTAATTGGAGGGATGCTGGGTTCAATATTTTTCACTTATACCCTCGTACCAACGATTCACTTACTAATTTACCGAGTAAAGACATGGTTATCTAATCTATTAAATTCAAAAGCTTAA
- a CDS encoding efflux RND transporter periplasmic adaptor subunit: protein MKQLIFVLVVGLLYAGSLYVKDLDLQRKKGKETATMYTIRAKSGTPVNTTKVTRRAFSNFVIVTGSNIGPKIHASVAPKVANLIRPGALVSIRLKDKKIYGNVVSVDPKADYLSGLHKIIVSFANKKIPTNLYIMNIETHKLENALTVRREAVSERGGSHNVFIVDQNNIVMKRNIEVSDSNENFFVVKSGLSEGDTVVLSDQRYLNDGEKVNIIEALVDQD, encoded by the coding sequence ATGAAGCAACTAATCTTCGTTCTAGTCGTAGGCTTACTTTATGCGGGCAGCTTGTACGTAAAAGACCTCGATCTACAAAGAAAAAAAGGAAAAGAGACGGCCACGATGTATACAATTCGTGCTAAGTCGGGAACTCCGGTCAATACAACAAAAGTGACAAGAAGAGCATTCTCTAATTTTGTTATTGTTACTGGTAGTAATATCGGCCCTAAAATTCATGCATCGGTGGCCCCAAAAGTAGCAAATTTAATTCGCCCAGGTGCTCTTGTGAGTATTAGATTAAAAGACAAGAAGATTTACGGGAATGTTGTTTCAGTTGACCCCAAGGCCGATTACCTTTCCGGTCTACATAAGATTATTGTCTCTTTTGCAAATAAGAAGATCCCAACAAACCTCTATATTATGAACATTGAAACTCACAAACTTGAGAATGCTCTAACGGTTAGAAGAGAAGCTGTTTCAGAGCGTGGTGGTTCACATAATGTCTTCATAGTTGATCAAAACAACATTGTTATGAAGCGAAATATTGAAGTCAGCGATAGCAACGAAAACTTCTTTGTTGTGAAAAGTGGTTTAAGTGAAGGCGACACTGTTGTGCTAAGTGATCAGCGTTATCTAAACGATGGCGAAAAAGTTAATATTATCGAAGCACTAGTGGATCAGGATTAA
- a CDS encoding TolC family protein, translating to MRRIKTYIALFGLVSSVSAAQYKLSEQSVVELATKRNENIGIARQELEQARESLSSATSNLFPVLSISAGVSKSDGKGNIMPHGYDWNHNARVQLTQPLYTFGKISSGVDIAESASRIGELKTVVTKAEVENVARQLYYRVLFNQELVRITNDSYKNAVKNKKALEERVSYGRISRNDNIKMQADLASRKPNWIIAKKNLKNAILDLKNFLALQPEDNVQVLNDNFDAQDKIATIPSNLKMLDETIDVKILKESVQLSDFTVDFAKSQRLPDLGLFVAYSPLTYREDKPFTGDISHNQNDLSFGLQFTFDWDLGGSKNSEVAIKRSDANIARLKFNQLRREIRTQYLKFEQDYEGLQERFEAESEAVKLAASSYKVALSSFRSGGVSQLQLNDSEIQLTQHRLNLAQTKLQLKVTRAEMDRLLTRTTKGEK from the coding sequence ATGAGAAGGATCAAGACCTATATCGCCTTGTTTGGACTGGTCAGTAGCGTAAGTGCTGCTCAGTACAAATTAAGCGAACAATCAGTAGTTGAACTTGCAACGAAAAGAAATGAGAATATTGGGATTGCAAGACAAGAACTAGAACAAGCAAGAGAGTCACTAAGTAGTGCAACCTCTAACTTATTTCCTGTTCTCTCAATATCGGCCGGCGTATCAAAGAGTGATGGTAAGGGAAATATCATGCCACATGGATACGACTGGAACCATAATGCCAGAGTGCAACTAACTCAACCACTATACACTTTTGGAAAGATTTCAAGTGGAGTCGACATTGCGGAATCTGCAAGTCGAATTGGAGAGCTAAAGACAGTTGTCACAAAAGCAGAAGTTGAAAATGTTGCAAGACAGCTCTACTACAGAGTACTCTTTAATCAAGAGCTAGTTAGAATCACAAATGATTCCTATAAGAATGCTGTCAAGAATAAGAAGGCACTTGAGGAACGTGTTTCTTACGGACGAATTTCGAGAAACGACAATATAAAGATGCAAGCAGACCTTGCCAGTCGTAAGCCAAATTGGATTATTGCAAAAAAGAACCTTAAAAATGCAATCCTAGACTTAAAAAACTTTCTAGCATTACAACCTGAAGATAATGTTCAAGTACTAAATGATAATTTCGATGCACAGGATAAAATAGCAACAATACCATCAAATCTAAAGATGCTTGATGAAACTATTGATGTAAAAATTTTAAAAGAAAGTGTTCAGCTTTCAGACTTCACTGTAGATTTTGCAAAAAGTCAGCGATTGCCTGACCTAGGACTATTTGTTGCCTACTCACCTCTTACTTATCGTGAGGATAAACCATTTACAGGTGATATTTCTCACAACCAAAACGATCTCTCATTTGGACTGCAATTTACTTTTGATTGGGACCTTGGTGGAAGCAAGAACTCAGAAGTTGCAATTAAAAGAAGTGATGCAAATATTGCACGTCTAAAATTCAACCAACTGAGAAGAGAAATAAGAACACAATATTTAAAATTTGAGCAAGATTATGAAGGACTACAGGAAAGATTTGAAGCTGAGTCAGAGGCCGTTAAGTTGGCAGCTTCTTCTTATAAAGTAGCTCTTAGTTCATTTAGATCAGGTGGAGTATCTCAACTTCAATTGAATGATAGTGAAATCCAACTTACTCAACATCGCCTAAATCTTGCCCAAACAAAACTTCAACTAAAAGTAACACGTGCAGAAATGGATAGACTTCTGACAAGAACAACGAAGGGAGAGAAATAA
- a CDS encoding MarR family winged helix-turn-helix transcriptional regulator translates to MSIIKSEFVQESIIGRMIRTTRILDKMVSEEVSNFKLTKPQFDVLVILHLTDQESVTTTQLADELLVSKANITGIVKRLEAANLIKKAIDENDTRSKKITLTQDGLDLINKVLPRYFSMGQELVSRFSQEEKSKLLCQLGMIEEFYQSKR, encoded by the coding sequence ATGTCAATAATAAAGAGTGAATTTGTACAAGAAAGCATTATCGGACGCATGATCCGTACAACTCGAATTCTCGATAAAATGGTATCCGAAGAAGTATCTAACTTTAAATTAACGAAGCCTCAGTTTGATGTTCTTGTCATTCTACACCTAACAGATCAAGAGTCCGTAACGACGACTCAATTAGCAGATGAGCTACTTGTTTCAAAAGCTAATATCACAGGAATCGTTAAAAGACTTGAGGCGGCCAATCTTATTAAGAAGGCCATCGACGAGAATGATACGAGATCAAAGAAGATTACCCTTACTCAAGACGGCCTTGACTTAATTAATAAAGTACTTCCACGCTACTTTAGTATGGGCCAAGAATTGGTATCAAGATTTAGCCAAGAAGAAAAATCTAAACTTCTTTGCCAACTTGGAATGATTGAAGAGTTCTACCAATCGAAGAGATAA
- a CDS encoding TetR/AcrR family transcriptional regulator, translating to MNKTKQNLINVAIPLMAKNGVYGVSLRDIAKKAEINVSSVLYHFGSKEEFITTCGEHCINLLADQIKEISKLTFDSVEELNQAINQGVEQGKEAIAICVMLLVIDSPGFREIYEGYISDSYVSVHGQENPFLLNLRSFISYMIFKRVDLKVAKEKYEGSGMVELLCQSPVAAL from the coding sequence ATGAATAAGACTAAGCAGAACTTGATTAATGTTGCGATCCCTTTAATGGCCAAGAATGGCGTCTACGGTGTGAGTCTAAGAGATATTGCAAAGAAGGCCGAGATTAATGTTTCTTCGGTTCTTTATCATTTTGGCTCTAAAGAAGAGTTCATAACAACTTGTGGAGAGCATTGTATCAACCTCCTTGCAGATCAAATTAAGGAAATTTCAAAATTAACATTTGATTCTGTTGAAGAGCTGAATCAGGCCATCAATCAAGGTGTCGAACAAGGAAAAGAAGCTATCGCAATTTGTGTCATGCTACTCGTTATCGACTCGCCAGGTTTTAGAGAGATCTATGAAGGCTATATTTCTGATTCATATGTTTCTGTTCACGGTCAAGAGAACCCGTTCTTATTAAATTTAAGATCATTTATTTCGTATATGATATTTAAGAGAGTTGACTTAAAAGTTGCAAAAGAAAAATATGAGGGAAGTGGCATGGTTGAGTTATTATGCCAATCCCCAGTAGCTGCACTGTAG
- a CDS encoding acetyl-CoA hydrolase/transferase family protein: MKIISNAAEALSIVYSNSNIFIHGGDSTPQALINGLLENAHKLKNVTLTHLHTHGDAKYANEEYCDNFKIINLFVGGNVRKHIDYQRVDYLPCFLSEIPNLFRSGRIPLDFALIHVSPPDQHGHCTLGTSVDVAKAAVSSAKVVIAQINPNMPRVHGDGFIHINDIDYAIEIDEKIVGQQEVFLSDEDLKIGQLTSTLIEDGSTLQMGIGSIPDAVLTSLKNHKNLGIHTEMWSNGALDLIKSGAVNNSLKNVHRGKTVSAFIVGGQDVHDFINDNPSVIQLEADYVNNPSIIKRNPKVCAINSAVEIDLTGQVCADSIGHHIISGVGGQMDFMRGASLSEGGKPIIVINSRSAKGFPKIVPTLRSGAGVVTTRSHMHYVITEYGIADLYGKSLSQRAQELIKIAHPDDRENLEKMWHETHCRR; this comes from the coding sequence GTGAAAATTATATCAAATGCAGCGGAAGCTTTATCAATAGTCTATTCTAACTCAAATATTTTTATTCACGGTGGAGACTCAACACCACAGGCATTAATCAATGGCCTACTTGAAAATGCTCACAAACTAAAAAATGTAACCCTTACTCACCTACACACTCATGGTGATGCAAAGTATGCAAATGAAGAATATTGTGACAATTTTAAAATTATCAATCTCTTTGTAGGTGGAAATGTTAGAAAGCATATTGACTACCAAAGAGTCGACTACCTACCATGTTTTTTATCTGAAATTCCAAACCTATTTCGTAGCGGAAGAATCCCACTAGACTTCGCTCTTATTCATGTAAGTCCACCTGATCAACATGGCCATTGTACTCTAGGAACTTCGGTTGATGTTGCTAAGGCAGCAGTAAGTAGTGCCAAAGTAGTTATCGCCCAGATCAACCCAAATATGCCTCGAGTTCATGGTGATGGATTTATCCATATTAATGATATCGACTATGCTATTGAAATCGATGAAAAGATAGTTGGTCAACAAGAGGTTTTCTTGAGTGATGAGGACCTGAAAATTGGTCAGTTGACTTCGACACTTATTGAAGATGGCTCTACTCTACAAATGGGCATAGGCTCAATACCAGATGCAGTTTTGACAAGCCTGAAGAATCATAAGAACCTTGGTATCCACACAGAGATGTGGTCAAACGGAGCTCTTGATCTCATAAAAAGTGGTGCCGTAAATAACTCTCTAAAAAATGTTCACCGAGGGAAAACTGTTAGTGCCTTTATTGTTGGAGGCCAAGATGTACATGACTTTATTAATGACAACCCAAGTGTCATCCAGCTAGAAGCTGATTACGTAAATAATCCAAGCATCATTAAAAGAAATCCAAAAGTTTGTGCTATTAATAGTGCCGTAGAAATTGATCTTACGGGACAAGTTTGTGCAGACTCTATTGGCCATCATATTATCTCTGGAGTTGGTGGACAAATGGACTTTATGCGAGGAGCCTCTCTTTCTGAAGGTGGAAAGCCAATTATAGTGATCAACTCGCGTAGTGCGAAAGGTTTTCCAAAAATCGTTCCAACTTTAAGATCTGGCGCAGGTGTTGTAACAACACGCTCACATATGCACTACGTGATTACTGAGTATGGAATTGCAGATCTATACGGAAAGAGTCTAAGTCAGAGAGCACAAGAATTAATTAAAATTGCTCATCCAGATGATAGAGAAAACTTAGAAAAGATGTGGCACGAAACGCACTGTAGAAGATAA
- a CDS encoding MATE family efflux transporter, which yields MVVATTRKRLKELIYFTIPLVIGQVGQMLFNVGDIFVAGRYSTSAVASIGVAAGILSPFIMIGISTLFSVSAVTARMRGEDTNPHENGVWGSGMTLALLLGSVICTALYIFTYFVDHIGLNKEIVPLVKTYLYWVNISIIPALIFQMIKEYLQAFDKTIFSNSLIIIMNVVNLIMNYCLMFGIGPIPEMGIKGAAVATVITRFLLAIIIYVYAYRVLPIETHFRKKSFKELIRLGIPVGLGTFIEVLMFSTVTVLIGRMSLVASASHNIVLTIAGLTFMVPLGINGAAGVKVGYALGRKDMEMIKNYSYGCIFMAVSYMVLTAIFYFFFHEFIMGLFTTDQAVVLYGSGLFLYVALFQIPDGLQVALWGILRGLGMSKQPMLYSFFGYWLIAIPVGVYLSYSHGMEAAGLWAGLAIGLTIVSMILSFLFKKRIGELSKEWRI from the coding sequence ATGGTAGTTGCAACAACGAGAAAGAGACTCAAAGAACTCATTTATTTTACAATTCCACTTGTTATCGGCCAAGTTGGTCAGATGCTTTTTAACGTTGGTGATATTTTTGTGGCCGGACGTTATTCTACGTCAGCAGTTGCTTCCATTGGTGTTGCGGCAGGAATTTTATCTCCGTTTATTATGATTGGAATTTCAACTCTGTTTTCTGTTAGTGCTGTTACAGCGAGGATGCGTGGAGAAGATACTAATCCTCATGAAAATGGTGTATGGGGAAGTGGAATGACCTTAGCGCTTCTTTTAGGAAGTGTTATTTGTACGGCCCTTTATATCTTTACATATTTCGTTGATCATATTGGTTTAAATAAAGAGATTGTTCCACTTGTAAAAACTTATCTATATTGGGTTAATATCTCTATTATTCCGGCCCTGATTTTTCAAATGATTAAGGAATATCTTCAGGCCTTTGATAAAACAATTTTTTCAAATTCTCTAATCATCATTATGAATGTTGTTAACCTCATTATGAATTACTGCTTAATGTTTGGTATCGGCCCTATTCCTGAAATGGGAATCAAGGGAGCGGCCGTTGCAACTGTTATAACACGTTTTCTTCTCGCCATTATCATTTATGTTTATGCCTATCGTGTACTTCCAATTGAAACGCACTTTAGAAAGAAGTCGTTCAAAGAACTTATTAGGCTTGGAATTCCTGTTGGACTTGGAACTTTCATTGAAGTTCTAATGTTTTCAACTGTAACGGTTTTAATTGGCCGAATGAGTCTTGTAGCTTCTGCTTCTCATAATATCGTTTTAACAATTGCTGGCTTAACTTTCATGGTTCCGCTTGGTATTAATGGAGCGGCAGGAGTTAAGGTTGGCTATGCTCTAGGACGAAAAGATATGGAGATGATAAAGAATTATTCTTACGGATGTATCTTTATGGCCGTTTCTTATATGGTTCTTACTGCTATTTTCTATTTTTTCTTCCATGAATTCATAATGGGACTTTTTACAACTGATCAGGCCGTCGTTTTATATGGTTCGGGACTTTTCTTATATGTAGCACTCTTTCAAATCCCTGATGGCCTACAAGTTGCCTTGTGGGGAATTTTAAGAGGTCTTGGGATGAGTAAACAGCCAATGCTTTATTCATTTTTTGGTTATTGGCTAATTGCAATTCCTGTCGGAGTCTACCTTAGCTATAGTCATGGAATGGAGGCCGCTGGCCTATGGGCCGGGTTAGCGATTGGACTGACAATCGTCTCAATGATTCTGTCTTTCCTATTTAAGAAGAGAATAGGAGAGCTTTCAAAAGAATGGAGAATTTAG
- a CDS encoding response regulator, whose product MLAKKRVLVAEDEPTLNDIYVETFESFGYETIGVKDGEMALDYTKHNPVDFVITDLKMPKMDGLKLLEEIRKLNAQAPPVLIITGFIDELNAKRAKELGAVDLITKPFDFDKVILYIEEKLGQQENA is encoded by the coding sequence ATGTTAGCTAAGAAAAGGGTTCTCGTTGCAGAGGACGAACCAACATTGAACGACATCTACGTGGAAACCTTTGAGTCATTTGGTTACGAAACCATTGGCGTAAAAGACGGTGAGATGGCCCTAGACTATACAAAACACAACCCTGTTGATTTCGTGATCACTGACTTAAAAATGCCAAAAATGGATGGACTTAAGCTCTTAGAAGAGATTCGCAAGCTTAATGCTCAAGCACCACCTGTTTTAATTATCACGGGCTTCATCGATGAGCTAAATGCAAAAAGGGCCAAAGAACTTGGTGCAGTTGACCTGATTACAAAACCTTTTGATTTCGACAAGGTCATTCTCTATATCGAAGAGAAACTAGGCCAACAAGAAAATGCCTAA
- a CDS encoding CBS domain-containing protein — translation MKNISVEEFTTPAVHVVDQAASIDIAFKIMKDNGIRHLPVSDGSQIVGIISERDVMSIYGKSWCDGVLVKDFMNESVLAVNKDDSLGEVAYQLASHKVGSAIVLNNRNRVYGIFTVTDALNALVEVFVDDAYKRSDIRS, via the coding sequence ATGAAAAATATATCAGTCGAAGAATTTACTACTCCTGCTGTTCACGTTGTTGATCAAGCGGCAAGTATTGATATTGCTTTTAAAATTATGAAAGATAATGGAATTAGGCATCTTCCTGTAAGTGATGGGAGTCAAATTGTAGGGATCATTTCTGAAAGAGATGTCATGTCGATTTATGGAAAGAGTTGGTGTGATGGAGTTCTTGTTAAAGACTTTATGAATGAATCTGTTCTTGCTGTTAATAAGGACGATAGCTTAGGTGAAGTTGCCTACCAACTAGCAAGTCATAAAGTTGGATCTGCAATTGTTCTCAATAATAGAAATCGTGTTTATGGTATTTTTACAGTAACAGATGCACTAAATGCACTTGTTGAAGTCTTTGTCGACGATGCTTATAAGAGAAGTGATATTAGAAGTTAA